TTCTTCAACACCTCATCGGGTAGATTCATACCGTACATTTTCCAGAAGGCATGCCGTTTTCGATAGTAATCGAAATATTCATCGGCGGATTCTAACACGCGGAAGTAGACATAATATTCTTTTGGATTCCAGGAATCCTTGCCAAACATAACCCGGTCCTGGTATTTGATGAACCATTCCCGTGCAAAACGTGGCTGGCGTCCCAGCTCAGCCAAAACCGCACCGATCTCGGTGTACATATTGGGTAATTCGTCCATCAATTTTCCCAATCGGCCAAGATCGTTGCCCATCCAGCCCAAATGAGCATTGATAAAAATAGTTTTTGGATGTTTGCGAAATACATTGTGCTGTTCACTCATAATTTGTTCCCAAGATGGAAAAATCGCAGGATCTCGATAACGCCCGGGTCTTTGTTTTAACTCCAACCAACGTTCGTTATTCTTGTCCTTCGGCAGCCAAAAAGCTGCCGGCTCGCCGGTATGGATGAGTACCGGAATTCCCAATTCTCCACATTTCGCCCAAACCGGATCAATGCGAGGATCGTCTACAGCAATGAGTTTTCCGCTTTTGTCCTTATTGGTTAATCCATGACTTTTATAAATTTTTAAGCCGTTAGCGCCATTTCGAACATCAATTTCAAGCTGCCTGATTGTATTTTCCGCCCAATCCGGCTCATCAATGTTATTAAAATCGATATTGGTGAAGACGATGAATCGCCCGGGTTTTTGTTTTTTTGCATTTTCAACTGCTTGTTTTAGAAAATCACTTTCATTTAAACCAAAACTAAAAGTGCCGTCTTCATTTTGTGTTCGTCTAAACCCTCTGCCGCTGAGGTTTACCATAACCGCCATATTAAGTTTGTCCATTTCAGTAGTAACTTCATTTAAATCCATTGATCCCATTCTACGTTGATGATTGTGCACATCAATAAATGGAAACTTGGCACGTGTTAGCGGATTCTCCGGGACCACCAGGGTGGAAGGCGGGTTGTAATCCTCAAAAGACATGATTTGACCAAAAACAACAAATGGAAATAAAGTAACAAGAAAATTTATCACAATTCTTTTCATAGCTGGTTTTCCTTCATTTTATTTCATAAGTTTGATAACGGAGTTCAAAATAAAAATTAATACGATCTTTTGCAATGCTAGATTCAAAAATAAAAGAAATCATCTTTCAACAGGCTAGTGTTCCGGAAAACTAAAATGGCGGTTTAATGTCGGTTACAGTTCTTATTCCAACTCCGTTAAGATCTTATACGGATCATCAACAATCTATTGAAATTGATGGCCAGAGTGTTGATGAGATTTTAAACAAACTTATGAATCAATATCCATTATTACGCAAACAAATATGTACGGAAGATGGTACAATTCGCAGATTCGTAAATATATTCTTAAACGACGAAGACGTTCGTTTTTTGGAAAAAGATAAAACTCCTGTTAGAGAACTGGATGTCATCAGTATCATACCATCGATTGCAGGGGGTTAAAATAATAATCGCTAATAAAGACAAAACTATATGACCAACATCCAAGTCATTTCTCCAGTAGAATTAAAAGAAAAACTTGATAACGGCGAAGATATTTTTATTCTTGATGTTAGAGAACAGAATATGAGAACTGTAATTTAACCTGTCATTTAATCCCTCTGAATACATTGCCATCTCGAATCCATGAATTAAATTCAAACAATGAAATCGTCGTCTATTGTCACACAGGTATCCGGAGCGCTTATGCAGTTAATTTTTTATTGCAGCACGGATTTAACAATGTAAAGAATCTAATTAACTAATATACCAAAATCACTTTTCTCAAGCTTTTTTGCAATTTCATCAGCCCATAATCTTCCATTAGGTAAATCAACTGATGAGACCCAGAATTCTAGATTCCCCACAATTAAAGGCATCCATTCTTTAAGTTTTTCAGCAGGCTATCCGAGAGACACAAAAAATGTCATCTTCGAATGTTTTCAGGTTATCCGAGAACCCAAAAACTGTCACCCCCGAGCGCTTTAAGCGGGGGTCTATTTGCATTAGTTAAGCACAAAATGAACTTTTGATTAAAGCTTGCAGGAGAGACAAGACCGGTTCTCGGACAGCCTGTGTAACAAGATTCCCGATAATCCCGCCCCAGGCGGGACGGGAATGACAGTTTTATAAATCAGTTATGAGGTTTGTGAATAATCCAGGTTAATTAATATAACCCCAGTAACACCTTCTTCCGAGTTTAGTTAAAAAAGTATTTAACTAGATTTGTTTTTTGCATAACCTGGTTTATCAAGTTTAACCCCGACAATAATATTTTGAATGAATAGTATGTATTATTTTTATTTATGTGTCCCTGCATAGGTATTACTATATGAATTTCATATTTGTTATTCATACTTGTAATTCAATTTCCAAGTGTGATATAATGATTTTATCTAAGTCGTTTATAAATAGTAAGATACATAGAAAGATAAATTTGGCACAATTGTTGAACTGAAGATGTTAAAAACGACGACTAACGAACCACATACGAAAATGAGATAAAATGAGTAAGAAATATTTAAAATATGTATTAGTACTTTTTGTTCTAATTGTAAGTAATGCTCAAGCAGAAAATGTAACTGTATCCTGGGATGCCAATACAGAATCAGATTTATTGGGTTACAAAATTTATTATGGCACTTCTTCCGGAAGTTATTCCCAAGTAATTGATGTCGGCAATGTAATTGAATTTCAGGTCAATAATCTTTCTGCCGGATCATATTTTTTTGTAGTCACTGCTTATGATAACTCATATAATGAGAGTGACTATTCCGCAGAAGTAGCTTTTACAATTATTGAGGTTCCGGACAATAGACCTCCCCAGATTTCAAATGTATTGATAAA
The sequence above is drawn from the candidate division KSB1 bacterium genome and encodes:
- a CDS encoding amidohydrolase, which produces MKRIVINFLVTLFPFVVFGQIMSFEDYNPPSTLVVPENPLTRAKFPFIDVHNHQRRMGSMDLNEVTTEMDKLNMAVMVNLSGRGFRRTQNEDGTFSFGLNESDFLKQAVENAKKQKPGRFIVFTNIDFNNIDEPDWAENTIRQLEIDVRNGANGLKIYKSHGLTNKDKSGKLIAVDDPRIDPVWAKCGELGIPVLIHTGEPAAFWLPKDKNNERWLELKQRPGRYRDPAIFPSWEQIMSEQHNVFRKHPKTIFINAHLGWMGNDLGRLGKLMDELPNMYTEIGAVLAELGRQPRFAREWFIKYQDRVMFGKDSWNPKEYYVYFRVLESADEYFDYYRKRHAFWKMYGMNLPDEVLKKLYYKNALRIIPGIDKSGFPD
- a CDS encoding MoaD/ThiS family protein; this translates as MSVTVLIPTPLRSYTDHQQSIEIDGQSVDEILNKLMNQYPLLRKQICTEDGTIRRFVNIFLNDEDVRFLEKDKTPVRELDVISIIPSIAGG